CACAGGCAGACGCGGGTCGATCGACTCCGCAGACCGCCGGGCAAGCGAGGGTTCCTTCTGCATCGTACTGGTCTCGCAGGCAGCGAGCGGCAGGATCAGCAGGATGGCAAGTAGCGGACGGATCATCTTGCGTTGTCTAGGGGCGCGGGCAGTGCCGCGCAATTGCCTGGAAGGACCGCGCACGAGGGGGTTGCGCGTCTTGGCCGCTGCCCCTATGTCGCCGCCAGCCTGCGCGCCCGTAGCTCAGCTGGATAGAGCATCAGACTACGAATCTGAGGGTCGGACGTTCGAATCGTTCCGGGCGCGCCATTCTTTTAAACCCGGCCCATTGCGGCCGGGTTTTTCGTTCCAGGCCGCTCGCATTCAAGAAAAAGGCGCCTTGCGGCGCCTTTGTTCGCTCGACTGGTGGTTCTTAGGCAGTCATCGCGACGGGCATGCAGGCTTGGGCGCGGCTGGCGAACTCCTGCGCGAGATGGGCATGGCGTTCCCGGGCCTGCGGAGTAACAGATCGGGTCGCGAGGGTACGTTCCTCAGCGGCACGACGAAGATAATAACGCAGGTCCGATTCCATGGGTCGCTCCCCCGATTGCGACTCGAACATGCGACTCTTGCCCTAACAGATGGTTAATTTCCACATGCACAATTCAAGTTTGTGAAATCGCGCAACTTCCCTTTCCTAGGGTCCGGAAAATCATTATATTTCCGTTCGATGTCACTCCGTTTGCTCTTCCTTGCCACGGGAGTGGTTCTGGTCGCCGTACCGGCGCTTGCCGAATCCACCACGATCGCGCTGATCAATGCGGTCGGCGAGGATGCTTCCGCGCTTGAAGCGCGCAAGACCGGAACGGCGAACTGGTCGGCCCTTCCTTATTCCGCGCGTTCGGGCGCAAGCGGGCCTGTGACGTTCGACACGCAGGATTGCGCGTGGGACTTCCGCCTGAAACTCGCTTCAGGGGCCGTCGTGAATTACGGCAACGTCAATGTTTGCGAGGTAAAACTCGTGACGCTGCATCGGCGTAACGGAACTGTCTGGGTCGATTACGACTGACGCGCGAGCGCCGGACCCACTCCTTCGAAGCTCGCGAAGCCATGACGGGGCCGGTCGCCGGAGCCGGGTCAGGGCGGACGGAATCGAGCAGCTTTGCGCCCGCGACGAAAACCACGCCCGTGCACAGGACCGCAAAGACCCAGCCCAAGGTGCCGGGGTAAATCTGCATGTAATGCTGACCCCGTTCGACGGCCCCGACGGCGATGGCGTACGTCACGAGATACGCTTCGAAGCGGGTCTTGATGGTGAACAGTCGGGCGAGGCGCTTCAACATGACTATGGTTAAGCAAACGCCGTGCCATTGGCGGAGTTCCGCCAAAAACCCGTTAACACCCAGCCGCAGTTGTTAACTATTCCGACTCTTCGAGTGTCTCCAGCCCAAGCTCGGCCAGCAATGTGCGCCGCGCAGCGACGACAGTCTGGACGAAGGCAGGGTCCTGGATCGCGCCTGAATGGGCCTCGCTCGGCCAATGCGCCTCGATCACCTTTTCCAGACGATCAAGCTTGGCATCGTCGACCAAAAACCGCGGATCGACCTCGACCGGATCGCACTGCACACGAAGGCGCAGGCAAGCCGGGCCTCCCCCGTTGGCCATGGATTGGCGGACATCGACATATTCGACCCGGCGGATCGCGCCGTTGGAGGCGAGATGGCGGTCGATCCATGCCTTCACGCTTGGCGTCTCGGCGCATTCGGTCGGCGCGACGAGGGTGGTCGTTCCATCTTCGAGGATCACCAGCTGCGAATTGAAGAGGTAGGACGTGATCGCGTCACCGAGCGAGACGTCGGCCGCCGCAACCTCGACAAGCTCGAACCCGTCGATCCGTGCTTCGCACCAATCGAACAATGCCGCCTTGTCCGCGAAGGCCTGCTCGTGCGCGAAAAGCACGCGCCCGCTGGCAACTGCGACGACATCGTTGTGGAAGGCCCCGGCAGCGATGGCCGAATCGCTCTGCGCCGCAAAATATGTTCGGTCAGGATCCAGCCGGTGAAGGCGGGCGACGGCTTTGGATGCTTCGAGATGCTGCCGGGCGGGGAAAGGACCGCCTGAAACGCCGTATACGAAAATCTCGACCCCCGGCTGGCCATGCGAAGGAGCAAGCCGCATGTGGTTGGCCGCCCCTTCGTCACCGAAGGAGGGCACGGGCGCATGAACCGTGAATGCCGGGGCGGCGAATGCCAGCCGCAGCTGCGCCAAGGTCGCCCGCCATTCGTGACTGCGATGCGGCATGGTCTGGAGATTGGCGACGGTAAGATGGCAGCGGCCGTCAGAGGTGTCGGGGGCCGGGCTTACCGTCGCGGCGTTGGCAGCCCACATTGACGATGCGCTCATGGCATTGGCCGCAAGCACCGGCTCGGCATCGTCGAATGTCACGCCGAGGCTTGCCAGCCATCCGGTGGCGGGTCGCGGCTGCGGAACGAGAATGCCTTGGGCGAGGCCGAGCGCCAGGTTGGCGCGCATTTTCTCAATGCCCTGCAGAGCCGCTGCACGCGGCCTCGAAACGTGTCCGGCGTGGCGTGAGGAAGCGAGATTGCCAAGGCTCAGTCCGGCATAATTGTGACTCGGGCCGACAATCCCGTCGAAATTGATTTCGCGGATCATCGCGGCGCGACCAGCACCCGGTCGCCGGGGCCGATGTCAAGCGCCCGAAGGGCATTGTCGTCGACGAGAAGCTCGCCGTTGGCAGTCCGTTGCACTTGGCCATAGCAAGCGGCGAAGTGGTGATATGTGCCAGCTGCGATGATCATGGTCTCGCCGCCGCTGGCGCTGCCGCCCACGAGTTGCCATTCGGAATCGCGCACCGTGCGGATCTTGTCCGTGCGTGCGGTGACTGTCGGCCCTCCGTCGAAGATGTCGACATAACCGTCCCAGTCGAAATTTTCGTGCTCCAGCATCTTCATCGCAGCCCGGCCGGTGGGATGTGGCTGACCAATTACGGACTGAGCGCTTTCCGGAAGCATGGAGACGTAAATCGGCGATTTCGGGAACAGGTCGGCGATGAACTGGGTCCCATGGACGGCATTGAACTCGTCGGCTTCCGGAAAGCTCATTCCAAAGAAGCGACCGCCGATCGCGTCCCAGAAGGGCGAGTTGCCGCCCTGGTCCATCACTCCGCGAAGCTCGGCGAGCACGACATCCCCGAAGCGCGGCCGATGCTGCTTGATGAACAGATAGCGCGAGCGTGCGAGAAGCATCCCGAGACCGCCTGCCCGTTCATGCGGGTGGAGAAAAAGGCCGCCGACCTCGCTCGACCCCTCAAGGTCGGTCGTGAGGTTGAGGGTCTGGTTGCGAAAAATCCGACCGAGTTCCTCGCTCTTCTGGGTGAGGGTCGAAATCAGGTAAGAATAAAACGGCCGGTCGGTGCCAACCGCGCCGAACACCTGGCAAGTGCCGCGGATCGATTTGCTTTCGATATCCTCGAGCACGAACACGTAAAGGTCGTCGCCCGCAGTCTCGCCTTTCCGGCCGAAGCCGGCTTCCGACCGCTCCAGTTTCTTTTCCAGCGTGGGCCGGTCCGCGGGAAGGTTGGTGAACCCGCCGCCGGTCAGCTTGCTGAGATCGTAAAGCGCGCGAAGGTCGTCGGGCCGCGCAGCC
The window above is part of the Sphingomonas sp. HDW15A genome. Proteins encoded here:
- a CDS encoding N-succinylarginine dihydrolase; the encoded protein is MIREINFDGIVGPSHNYAGLSLGNLASSRHAGHVSRPRAAALQGIEKMRANLALGLAQGILVPQPRPATGWLASLGVTFDDAEPVLAANAMSASSMWAANAATVSPAPDTSDGRCHLTVANLQTMPHRSHEWRATLAQLRLAFAAPAFTVHAPVPSFGDEGAANHMRLAPSHGQPGVEIFVYGVSGGPFPARQHLEASKAVARLHRLDPDRTYFAAQSDSAIAAGAFHNDVVAVASGRVLFAHEQAFADKAALFDWCEARIDGFELVEVAAADVSLGDAITSYLFNSQLVILEDGTTTLVAPTECAETPSVKAWIDRHLASNGAIRRVEYVDVRQSMANGGGPACLRLRVQCDPVEVDPRFLVDDAKLDRLEKVIEAHWPSEAHSGAIQDPAFVQTVVAARRTLLAELGLETLEESE
- a CDS encoding arginine N-succinyltransferase is translated as MTRRIRAARPDDLRALYDLSKLTGGGFTNLPADRPTLEKKLERSEAGFGRKGETAGDDLYVFVLEDIESKSIRGTCQVFGAVGTDRPFYSYLISTLTQKSEELGRIFRNQTLNLTTDLEGSSEVGGLFLHPHERAGGLGMLLARSRYLFIKQHRPRFGDVVLAELRGVMDQGGNSPFWDAIGGRFFGMSFPEADEFNAVHGTQFIADLFPKSPIYVSMLPESAQSVIGQPHPTGRAAMKMLEHENFDWDGYVDIFDGGPTVTARTDKIRTVRDSEWQLVGGSASGGETMIIAAGTYHHFAACYGQVQRTANGELLVDDNALRALDIGPGDRVLVAPR